In Macadamia integrifolia cultivar HAES 741 chromosome 1, SCU_Mint_v3, whole genome shotgun sequence, a single window of DNA contains:
- the LOC122079781 gene encoding polygalacturonase-1 non-catalytic subunit beta-like codes for MMHYPILFLGILIIAYFNDSQAENAFSQYWEDHIGLPNPPNWFIAKASPLSLDQLTVFMKLMEKNELTSHLHSFCKQANIACSTNELMKKTMYDTTLPAIIPLHDLKKTYEGLPKGTPLSIANEGGMLFFRESAVKEGSFMPIPDLRDPMSYNSFLPRPLASKIPFSFARIEELKSMFGVVDDSNLDKYIQDTLKICEESSIRCEQCTCTTSVEDLIGFVVEKLWHHVSIWSTDNVEGSYENVTIGVVKLIYGNLSEPPVICHSQPFLFQVYFCHILRKVKIYAVDIHAHRKMNHAIMACHYDTSTWNPNHPAFKLLGIGPGLIEVCHWTNKNGVIWTKTSLSSI; via the exons ATGATGCATTATCCCATTCTTTTTCTTGGTATTCTAATAATTGCATACTTTAAT GATTCTCAAGCTGAAAATGCCTTCTCACAATATTGGGAAGATCATATTGGTCTTCCAAATCCTCCAAATTGGTTTATTGCAAAGGCTTCTCCATTAAGCCTTGATCAGTTGACAGTGTTTATGAAACTTatggagaaaaatgaattgactTCCCACCTACATTCATTCTGTAAGCAGGCTAATATTGCTTGTTCTACAAATGAATTGATGAAGAAGACCATGTACGACACAACGTTGCCAGCAATCATCCCGTTGCATGATCTCAAAAAGACATATGAAGGCCTCCCAAAGGGAACACCCTTGTCGATTGCCAACGAAGGGGGAATGCTATTTTTTAGGGAGTCAGCGGTGAAAGAGGGAAGTTTTATGCCTATCCCTGATTTAAGGGACCCAATGTCATATAATTCATTCTTGCCGCGCCCTTTGGcatcaaaaatcccattttcctttgcACGGATTGAGGAATTAAAGAGTATGTTTGGTGTGGTGGATGATTCAAATCTAGATAAATATATTCAAGATACCCTCAAGATATGTGAGGAAAGCTCCATAAGATGTGAGCAGTGCACCTGCACTACTTCTGTTGAGGATCTCATTGGTTTTGTTGTTGAGAAATTATGGCACCATGTAAGCATATGGAGTACTGATAATGTTGAAGGATCTtatgagaatgtcacaattggaGTTGTGAAACTAATATATGGAAACCTCTCTGAACCACCAGTCATATGTCATAGTCAGCCATTCCTATTTCAAGTCTATTTTTGCCACATTTTACGAAAAGTGAAAATATATGCAGTTGATATACATGCTCATAGGAAAATGAATCATGCAATCATGGCATGCCACTATGACACATCAACTTGGAATCCAAACCATCCTGCTTTTAAGCTGTTGGGTATTGGCCCAGGCCTAATTGAAGTCTGTCATTGGACAAACAAGAATGGAGTAATATGGACAAAGACTAGTTTGAGCAGTATTTGA